A window from Pangasianodon hypophthalmus isolate fPanHyp1 chromosome 4, fPanHyp1.pri, whole genome shotgun sequence encodes these proteins:
- the LOC113547289 gene encoding myocilin → MWTRFAVFVFWLVVDVHALDRASFRRSNDRYSRCQYTFTVDSPVESSCPSTMEAENLSARITLLEAVVSRVLGAEAVTEAVRTPAETEEMRQLLQDKEQLDGQVKELQRRVEELTMETEKLREKPCPLVPDSEDSFGVNRGSGPAVSGAFQEMKAEVSEVPAPPKVKENVRDNADCGELVSVGEPETHQKATSITGKYGMWFQDPESPGAPYGPDTVWRIDTVSSDVRELYAYENLEQLARGYPMKVLLLPESMESTGGTVYQGSLYYQRKQSPMLLRYDLTAEDIVARRELPHPGFHGQYPYSWGGYTDIDLAVDEKGLWAIYSTENTRGAIIISQLDPKNLKVTRSWETNIQKNKVANAFMICGRLYTVASYRANTTTINLSFDTASGQSKMVDVPFRNRYGYNSMIDYNAARRKLYSWDNFHMVTYDVKLARASSSQ, encoded by the exons ATGTGGACGAGGTTTGCTGTGTTTGTCTTCTGGTTGGTTGTGGATGTCCATGCTCTGGACCGAGCCTCGTTCCGCAGGTCCAATGATCGCTACAGCCGCTGCCAGTACACCTTCACTGTGGACAGCCCAGTGGAATCCAGCTGTCCCAGCACCATGGAGGCAGAAAATCTGAGCGCTCGCATCACGCTCCTGGAGGCGGTGGTGAGCCGTGTGCTGGGGGCCGAGGCAGTCACGGAGGCAGTGAGGACGCCAGCAGAGACCGAGGAGATGAGGCAGCTTCTACAGGATAAAGAGCAGCTGGACGGGCAGGTGAAGGAGCTGCAGAGACGAGTGGAGGAGCTCACGATGGAGACAGAAAAGCTCAGAGAGAAACCCTGTCCACTGGTCCCTGACTCTGAGGACAGCTTCGGCGTTAACAGAGGCAGTG GTCCTGCTGTGAGTGGTGCATTTCAAGAGATGAAGGCTGAGGTTTCTGAGGTTCCAGCTCCTCCTAAAGTCAAGGAGAACGTCCGAGACAATGCAG ACTGTGGGGAACTTGTTTCTGTTGGTGAGCCTGAGACCCATCAAAAGGCGACCAGCATCACAGGGAAGTACGGGATGTGGTTCCAGGACCCCGAGTCTCCGGGAGCTCCGTACGGGCCGGACACGGTGTGGCGCATTGACACTGTGAGCAGCGACGTACGAGAACTGTACGCCTACGAAAACCTGGAGCAGCTCGCTCGTGGCTATCCCATGAAGGTCCTGCTTCTACCGGAGTCCATGGAGAGTACAGGGGGCACAGTGTACCAGGGTTCACTTTACTACCAGCGCAAACAGAGCCCCATGCTGCTGCGTTATGACCTCACCGCTGAGGACATAGTGGCCCGAAGAGAGCTGCCACACCCTGGATTCCACGGCCAGTACCCTTACTCCTGGGGTGGCTACACTGACATCGACTTGGCTGTGGACGAGAAGGGACTGTGGGCCATCTACAGCACGGAAAACACTCGCGGAGCCATCATCATCTCGCAGCTGGATCCCAAGAACCTGAAAGTGACCAGGAGCTGGGAGACCAACATCCAGAAGAACAAAGTGGCGAACGCCTTCATGATCTGTGGCAGGCTGTACACGGTGGCGAGCTACAGAGctaacaccaccaccatcaactTAAGCTTTGACACAGCTAGCGGGCAGAGCAAAATGGTGGACGTGCCCTTCCGCAACCGTTATGGCTACAACAGCATGATCGACTACAACGCGGCGAGAAGGAAGCTATACTCCTGGGACAACTTCCACATGGTCACCTATGACGTGAAACTCGCGAGGGCCAGCAGCTCACAGTGA
- the LOC128318185 gene encoding golgin subfamily A member 6-like protein 22, with translation MAEFGKGKSSKGILQSIRDRIRMWKQKSFRKKFKAQSVQESTEDDVAREREEWKKERGVAGQKRVEVRCELMVKAGQLDSEGEQQQVESENEGKKCTELEREKTEMEACCMCQKLLEKDSMLKKMQEEKEEMDKKMRELEKDRERLRDLRRRKKEQRNSLREEMQRALTEFKKEQEEKDRAQLMLLEDLMRRVKNLQQAQAQINEERDMRERKRTDDRDKLVMKVGHVVATFAVDREQQDREEAVLENERKKCAEIEREKREMVASWREQCRVWLQQMQEKDSALDKIREEKEEMAKKLQELEKKNERQKHRIWMELNNLREEMQRDTREIKMELEEKNLDLDQTQAQIEEEKEQLQNERQKELQQSETEAREAEMESLSDAQMDAETQTEEVEERDNLKVREVEERNPALLQHIGELQASISRFEEREKIAEAMREVLEKDKESWKKERENWKKERAFWEEATERWENERKSSEKERESWEKERESSKKERESWEKERKSWEKERQNWERERKNWEKERKNLLRERDALKNMYMPVWF, from the coding sequence ATGGCTGAGTTTGGAAAGGGAAAGTCAAGTAAAGGGATCCTGCAAAGCATTCGAGACAGAATTCGAATGTGGAAGCAGAAGAGCTTCAGGAAGAAATTTAAAGCGCAGAGTGTGCAGGAAAGCACAGAGGACGATgtagcgagagagagggaggaatggaagaaagagagaggcgtGGCAGGGCAAAAGAGAGTGGAGGTCAGGTGTGAGTTGATGGTGAAGGCAGGGCAGCTGGATTCAGAGGGAGAGCAGCAGCAGGTCGAGTCGGAGAACGAGGGGAAGAAATGCACTGaactagagagagaaaaaacagagatggAGGCCTGCTGCATGTGTCAGAAGCTGCTGGAGAAAGACAGcatgctgaaaaaaatgcaagaggaaaaggaagagatgGACAAAAAGATGAGAGAGCTtgagaaggatagagagagactcagagatCTCAGACGGaggaagaaagagcagagaaaTAGTCTGCGTGAAGAAATGCAGAGAGCTTTAACAGAGTTTAAGAAGGAACAGGAGGAGAAAGATAGAGCTCAACTGATGCTCTTGGAGGATTTAATGAGAAGGGTTAAGAATCTGCAACAAGCCCAGGCTCAGATAAATGAGGAGAGggacatgagagagagaaagagaacggACGACAGGGATAAGTTGGTGATGAAGGTGGGGCATGTGGTAGCCACGTTTGCTGTAGACAGAGAGCAGCAGGATAGAGAGGAGGCCGTGCTGGAGAATGAGAGGAAGAAATGCgctgaaatagagagagaaaaacgagaGATGGTGGCCTCCTGGAGAGAGCAGTGCAGGGTGTGGCTTCAGCAGATGCAAGAGAAAGACAGCGCGCTGGATAAAATAcgagaggaaaaggaagagatgGCCAAGAAGTTACAAGAACTTGAGAAGAAAAACGAGAGACAAAAACATCGCATATGGATGGAGCTGAATAATCTGCGAGAAGAAATGCAGAGAGATACAAGAGAAATTAAGATGGAGCTGGAGGAGAAAAATCTGGATCTGGATCAAACCCAGGCTCAGAtagaagaggagaaagagcaGCTCCAGAACGAAAGACAGAAAGAGCTGCAGCAGAGCGAGACAGAGGCTAGAGAAGCTGAGATGGAAAGTCTGTCTGATGCTCAGATGGATGCAGAAACGCAGACTGAAGAAGTGGAGGAGCGAGACAACCTGAAGGTGCGAGAGGTGGAGGAGAGGAACCCTGCGCTTCTGCAACACATCGGTGAGCTCCAGGCTTCCATCTCACGCTTTGAGGAACGAGAAAAGATAGCCGAGGCGATGAGAGAGGTGTtggagaaagataaagagagctggaagaaagagagagagaactggaagaaagagagagcgttCTGGGAGGAAGCAACAGAAAGAtgggagaatgagagaaagagctccgagaaagagagagaaagctgggagaaagagcgagagagctcaaagaaagaaagagagagctgggagaaagagagaaagagctgggagaaagagagacagaactgggaaagagagagaaagaactgggagaaggagagaaagaacttgctgagagagagagacgcgcTGAAAAACATGTACATGCCTGTTTGGTTTTAG
- the LOC128318189 gene encoding golgin subfamily A member 6-like protein 22, with translation MAEFGKGKSSKGILQSIRDRIRMWKQKSFRKKFKAQSVQESTEDDVAREREEWKKERGVAGQKRVEVRCELMVKAGQLDSEGEQQQVESENEGKKCTELEREKTEMEACCMCQKLLEKDSMLKKMQEEKEEMDKKMRELEKDRERLRDLRRRKKEQRNSLREEMQRALTEFKKEQEEKDRAQLMLLEDLMRRVKNLQQAQAQINEERDMRERKRTDDRDKLVMKVGHVVATFAVEREQQDREEAGLENERKKCAEIEREKREMVASWREQCRVWLQQMQEKDSELDKIREEKEEMAKKLQELEKKNERQKHAEMESLSDAQMDAETQTEEVEERDNLKVREVEERNAALLQHIGELQASIKHLKEGADMAESVIDFMDTERESLRKEKESLEKDRESWKKEKENWEKERETWKKERKSSEIERECWEKETSEAEMESQSEAKKDRKRQTDQGKLEEVEERNAALLQHISELQASIKHLKEGADMAESVIDFMDREKESLRKEKESLEKEKENWEKERENWEKERETWAKRTVWF, from the coding sequence ATGGCTGAGTTTGGAAAGGGAAAGTCAAGTAAAGGGATCCTGCAAAGCATTCGAGACAGAATTCGAATGTGGAAGCAGAAGAGCTTCAGGAAGAAATTTAAAGCGCAGAGTGTGCAGGAAAGCACAGAGGACGATgtagcgagagagagggaggaatggaagaaagagagaggcgtGGCAGGGCAAAAGAGAGTGGAGGTCAGGTGTGAGTTGATGGTGAAGGCAGGGCAGCTGGATTCAGAGGGAGAGCAGCAGCAGGTCGAGTCGGAGAACGAGGGGAAGAAATGCACTGaactagagagagaaaaaacagagatggAGGCCTGCTGCATGTGTCAGAAGCTGCTGGAGAAAGACAGcatgctgaaaaaaatgcaagaggaaaaggaagagatgGACAAAAAGATGAGAGAGCTtgagaaggatagagagagactcagagatCTCAGACGGaggaagaaagagcagagaaaTAGTCTGCGTGAGGAAATGCAGAGAGCTTTAACAGAGTTTAAGAAGGAACAGGAGGAGAAAGATAGAGCTCAACTGATGCTCTTGGAGGATTTAATGAGAAGGGTTAAGAATCTGCAACAAGCCCAGGCTCAGATAAATGAGGAGAGggacatgagagagagaaagagaacggACGACAGGGATAAGTTGGTGATGAAGGTGGGGCATGTGGTAGCCACGTTTGCTGTAGAAAGAGAGCAGCAGGATAGAGAGGAGGCCGGGCTGGAGAATGAGAGGAAGAAATGCgctgaaatagagagagaaaaacgagaGATGGTGGCCTCCTGGAGAGAGCAGTGCAGGGTGTGGCTTCAGCAGATGCAAGAGAAAGACAGCGAGCTGGATAAAATAcgagaggaaaaggaagagatgGCCAAGAAGTTACAAGAACTTGAGAAGAAAAACGAGAGACAAAAACATGCTGAGATGGAAAGTCTGTCTGATGCTCAGATGGATGCAGAAACGCAGACTGAAGAAGTGGAGGAACGAGACAACCTGAAGGTGCGAGAGGTGGAGGAGAGGAACGCTGCGCTTCTGCAACACATCGGTGAGCTCCAGGCTTCCATCAAACACCTTAAGGAAGGAGCAGACATGGCCGAGTCAGTGATCGACTtcatggacacagagagagagagcttgaggaaagagaaagagagcttggagaaagatagagagagctggaagaaagagaaagagaattgggagaaagagagagagacctggaagaaagagagaaagagctcagagatagagagagagtgctggGAGAAGGAGACCAGCGAAGCTGAGATGGAAAGTCAGTCTGAGGCTaagaaggacagaaagaggCAGACAGATCAAGGCAAgttggaggaggtggaggagaggaACGCTGCGCTTCTGCAGCACATCAGTGAGCTCCAGGCTTCCATCAAACACCTTAAAGAAGGAGCAGACATGGCCGAGTCAGTGATCGACTTcatggacagagagaaagagagcttgaggaaagagaaagagagcttggagaaagagaaagagaactgggagaaagagagagagaactgggagaaagagagagagacctggGCGAAGAGAACTGTTTGGTTTTAG